The Quatrionicoccus australiensis nucleotide sequence GGCATTCATCACGATTGACGCCGAGCAGGAGGCAATCCTGCCGTTCAAAATCCCCTTCGTGATCGGAAAAATCGGTCACTTCCTTGATGCAGCAGGGCGTACCGTCCTTCGGATAGAAAAAAAGCACAAGATGCTTTTTTCCCTGGAAATTCGCCAGATCGACAGTCTCCATGTCGGCATCCGGCAAGGCAAATGCGGGAGCTCTTTCTCCAACCTTGAGCAGCATGTTGTTCTCCTTGAGCGCTCTCTCTGGGGGACTGCTGAGAGCGATTCTAGCGGAGGCAATTGCTGGTGACTACAACGGTCGACGCCTTTTTTACAGCTATTTTCCGGGAACTTTTTCCGGAATCTGCACAAAGGTTTCGTCCTGGCGGACCATGCCCAACTCGAAACGGGCCCGCTCCTCAATCGCGTCGTAGCCCTGCTTGAGGTCGCGAACTTCGGCATCGAGGCCGGCGTTGCGGATTTCGAGCGACTTGGTGACCTCCTTCTGTTGCTGCAATTGACGGTCGTACTCCCAGACCTTCAGCCAGCCGCCCTTACCCACCCAGAGGGGGTACTGGAGCAGGCCGATGGCTGCGAGGAGGCCGACCGTCAGCCAGCGCATCTGCGTTTAGCGCAGGTTGTAGAAGGTTTCGCGGCCCGGGTAGGAAGCGGTATCGCCCAGATCTTCCTCGATACGGATGAGCTGGTTGTACTTGGCGATACGATCCGAACGCGA carries:
- the ftsB gene encoding cell division protein FtsB translates to MRWLTVGLLAAIGLLQYPLWVGKGGWLKVWEYDRQLQQQKEVTKSLEIRNAGLDAEVRDLKQGYDAIEERARFELGMVRQDETFVQIPEKVPGK